GGAGTTGGACTGCATTTTTTATCAAAGCTACATTTTAGAAACGAATCGTTACAGTAGACTCTAGTTTCAACCAAAACACTACTATATGCATTGCACTCATTAAGGCCCTTTTACTAACAATTATTATAGATGTGATGGATCAAGATGTACTGAAGTATGACCGTTCACATTTATATATCTTTCTTGCATCCCTAACAGTCTACCCCCATATTTAGGATGACCATCATATGCACCAACCCAAACCCTATACTCGCCCGTTGGCGCAGATTTAAGACTATAATAATCAGTACCTTTGCCCAATACAATCTCTGGTATAATGTGGTTATTAGATTTCAATTCTCTCATGGACACCTGATAATACGTGGCTGCTGGGTGTTGGTTCCATGAAATGTACACATTATACGACTGTTGCTGAACGCTCACAACCGTTGGTTCTTTAGCAGTTGGGATACGATCTCCCCTGAGAAGCAAATCCAGCACCAGTTCCCAGTGATAACACCATATTCCGATACGACGTTGCCTGAAACGATCCAAGCCCCGTCAGGCATTTTCTCTACATATATGTTCACGAGCGTTTTGGTAAAGGCTAAATAACTCGCATAGCTTGCAAACAAGACTGACAGTACAAAAAGGACGATAAATAGCGATTGCTTCTTACATAATTGCATATCGGCTGGATCTCCCTCACCACAATCTCTTTGAATGGATGTAGATTATCATAAGATATACCATATATTACCATTTTTACCAACCTTGTCCCAAGCAGCTACAAATGCCTGTCGTTTACGTGAAATCACTGCGCCATGCACAAGACAGGATTGCTGCTGATTTGCGGGAAATACGGGCATACTTGCGCGAACATGGGTAGGCCGCTATTGGCCAATGGATATCCAGCTTATCGGAATGGATTTACAGATAGACATTGTGCAGTTATGGATCAGAAGCTACTGATAAGCTCCGTGCACTCTCCTGCCAATCATGAACAAAGGAATGATTAAGCTCGGAATCGAGTAGCGATACCGAGCTTTCTTCCAAAATACTCTACGAATTTTTTCTTACTCTTTCTCTATACTTTTCGCGCATAAGCTTTCAGTTCCATCAATAAACGAGCTACATCAGCCTTTGTCAAAATCTTAGTAGGCTGCCCAGTTGTAACTACTGGCAGAACACCTTTCTTTTCTCGATTCCCTTGTAGCAACCCGGCAATCATCTCGTTTGCTTCCGAGTTTGTGAGATTGCGATCTGGATCGAATTGCTTATTACCGGTGCTAGCTTGTATCAAACCTCTTTCTATCGCATCTTTCACGGTTTCATAGAGGGGATGACCTTCATCGATATCCGTAAAAAACCGCTCCTCTCCCGCTACTTCATAATAGTCTGGAAAGAAGTCGTAGGACTCCTGGGCTTTGAGCACAATGCGTAGAAACTCTCCTCGGGTGACAGGCTGATCAGGATCAAGCTTGCTGTTTGTGACAGGAAAATAACCGTCTTTCACAGCGTACAAAAGCGCCAAATAGTGAGGGTGCGCAGCAATATCCTTTGGAATTTTTGATTGCTTGTAAGCCGTATAGCTCACCCATTCTCCAGAATCCGCATCAACTACACCATCGTCTCCTACCATTCTGTAAACCAGCTTTGGCTCACGACTAACCAGATAGGTTCCCTGTCGCCATTCTGGATATGGCATGAAATAGGTAAGTCGAAGCTCCTTGTTTTCCTTTTCTACCTGCTTTGCTTTTTGTTCATCGATTCTAGGTTTTTGTACCTGAATCATCTCGAGTGGTTGATAGGCAGGAAAAGTGTGCATCCCCATTACCTCTCCATTTACAGGATCGACGATTACCCCCGTTTCGAGGCCTTGGATAGGTATTCCTTGCTTTAACCAACCAAAAGTAATGTAGTAGCCGCCATTTCGCTCAAACAGCCATTTCTTGCTCTCTTCTGTTGGCGGAAGATGGATCGTATACAGCTCTCCTTGTCGATCAGGATAGAGCTTCTTCATAAAATCGATTGCAGCTGCTTGTGCTTTTTCGTAAGGAATCGGATTGGGATAGATTCGATTTTCTATTTCAGAATGTTCTTCCTCCACCGAAAAAATCGTAACCTCTCCGTAATCATCCATCCCTAACTGGAACTTCATTGCCTTTTCTTTTCCTTGGGCTGGACGAGCATAATAGTAAGACTTTGCACTACTGGAGCTAACCTCCCCAAATCCATTCCATGATATCCCAGTACTGCCCCCAACCTTTGTTTGACGATCAGGCATGGCTTGGAACATCTTACGTGCAATCTCGTCGGCCTTCTCTCTCTTTTCATCATCCATCAGCCTTTTTTGTTCCTTGCCCAACGTTCTGGTTGATGTTCCGATCGGGATTCGCGACTGTTGACTAATACTCTCCCCCAAAATCGTCATAGGTTGATTCGTCATCGCATCGATGAAGACCGGTGCTTTTTCATCGTAAGCATAAGCCAAAACCATTTTTCTATGGGGCAATCCATATTTTCCGATCTGCTCTCCTGTATATACATAATGAAGGGCTGGCTTCACCGACTCGTCCCACCGTCTATTTGCCTCCTCCGCTGATATGGCTGGAACAGGAGATGGCAACTCTCCATTGTACCATTGGCGACTGTAAGAACCGATTACACCTTGAGAATCGACGATTACCTGAAGATAGTTCTCCAAGAATGGAATGTCATTTTCTACGCGAACAAAATGAAAAACATGATCCATTACCCGCGGAGGAAGGGAATCGTCAACCTGATATTCGTTTGCCTTGGAAATATGCCCTTGCACTTCAGGGGCAACTGAATTTACGAATGCTTCTGCCTTTTTCAAAGCCTCTTTTTCTGAAATGATGTTCACAGCCGTTTGTTTGGGCTTATCAACTGTAGATTTTGTAAACTGGACCAAATTGCCTGTTGTTGCGTCTACATCTATGAATAGACTTTCATTCCCGCTTTTATCTTTGACCCAATAGCTCGTCCAAACCGCTCCGTTTTGCCCCAAAGCGATGGTCTCATTAAGATAGATATCTTCCACAACGTAACCATTCGTATCGATAGGTATCTTTTTCATGAGTGAGATAGCCTGTTCCTTTGTTAGATAAGAAGCAGGCCCCGCTGCAAATACAGTTGTTACGATACCTGCTTTTTCATTCATCGTTGGTACGCTGAAAAAATAACAGCCCATGATTGTTAACATTGTTGCTGATTTTATGAAAAGAAAACATTTCATCATCTCACCCTAATTATTTTATTTCCCTCAATTATACCAATAACAGGGAAGTTAGGTTTACCTTTCCACAATAGGTGATCCAAAAAAAACTGCACCCCATTGTGAAACATAGAAACGGGAGGTGCCGTTTATAAGCTTATTCCCTCTCTATCATGGAGACCTTTTGCCTGATTTCATTCAGAACTTCTTCCCAATGAAGCTTCATTTGCTCCCTTGTGTTCATGTGATCCAAATTCTCTTGATGAAAGCTAATTGTCGTTCGGTCAGGCTTGTCGGATAACAGTCGGATTTGCAATGTGGACGGCTTTTCCCATTCCTTCATCGACCACTTTAAACGAAACTGCCGGAACGGTCTTACAACACGAAATTGACCCGATATGCCATCGCTGGAAGTAAAGGTCTCCCCCTCACTAAAGGTAAGGTTCGATACATGCCCAAGCCATAATTTCACACCTTCGGACGAGGTTAAAAACGCCCATACCTGTTCCGGGGTAATGGGCATCGTCCTGCGTACACCTACTTGAAAGCCTGCCGCTGCCGTTTGACCAACGATTTTGCTAGATTCGGTATTTTGCTTCTTCATCGGGACACCTCTGAAAATGTAAGATATATGACTTGAAATCCCTTCAAAAACTTATGTAAATTGTACGCATTCCCCCATAAAATGTCACTCATAAACAGAAGATCAACTTGTCGATAGTGTCGCGATTGGTCGCCCTCATGATATCGACACAGGAATGACCCGAATTTGTTCACTTTCTTCCTCAAAAAAAATGGTAGGATAGAGGCATCACTTCATAAAAAATGAGGAGAGTCACAAGTGCGGGTACATCCAATTTACTTTTTACGTCTTACAGGCCTACTCGATGGCCTTTCTTTATTAGTATTGATGGGCATCGCGATGCCCTTGAAATACGTGTGGGGCTTAGACAAAGCCGTAACCATCATAGGAAGTATTCACGGCGGGATATTTTGCTTGTATGCTCTGGCGATACTCTATGCAGCCATTCGCGTGAGATGGAGCCTGCTCTGGTCTCTTGCTGCAATACTCGCCGCTTTTGTACCGTTTGGGAACTTCTTTCTGGATCGCAGACTGAAAACGGCACAGGATGTGTATCCTCTGAAGCCGTTTAACAATGCCCTGCTCGTATACGCCATCGTTTTTTTCTCGTTCTTTGATTTGTTCTCGCAGCTGCCAGTCATGAGTACATTTGCTGCTTCCGTAGGTGCCAGCTCATTTGTTATAGGGTTTGTCATCGGTCTGTATTCGCTAGCCAATACCTTTGGCAATATTATCTCAGGCATACTGACAGATAAGGTTGGTCCATCCAAACCACTGTTGATCGGACTGGTTTTATCAAGCTGTGCCTTGCTGCTGTATCACATCGTCGATCAGCCGTTTCTGTTGATTATCGTGCGAATCATTCACGGATTTGTCGCCGGTTTGATCGTTCCTGCTGCTTTTACTTTTTCTGCGAATAACACGACACATGAGCAGCAAGGACGAAAGGTTGCCTTCACCGGTACCTTTGTGGGACTCGCAGCGATTATCGGACCTGCATTCAGCGGCATTATGGCAAGCAAAACCTCCGTGCCCTTTGTCTTTACATGTGTAGCTGTTATGGGCTTTTTCCTAACCATCCTGTCCGTCATTTTTCTGAGATCCACTCAGGCTTGCAAGAAAGAGAAGCTTAAGAAGGACGTTCCGACCTCAGCCTTGATCTTCAATGCTGGGATCATCAAGGCTTACGGCGGTGCCTTTTTGCTCATGTTTTCACAAGGTGTGATCGCTTATCTTTTGCCCTTGCATGTGCAATCGCTTGGATACGATTCGAAACTAAGCGGTACATTAATGAGCACTTTTGGGATCATTGCCGTCTTGCTTTTTGTGCTTCCGACCAACCAGATTTTTGATCGTGTGGCCCCTTCCAAAACGATGTCCATCGGAATTGGCTTCATGGGCGTGAGTCAGCTGCTTATTGGTCAATCCAACACGACATTGGCGCTGTACTGCATGTTAGGACTATATGG
The window above is part of the Brevibacillus antibioticus genome. Proteins encoded here:
- a CDS encoding S-layer homology domain-containing protein — encoded protein: MKCFLFIKSATMLTIMGCYFFSVPTMNEKAGIVTTVFAAGPASYLTKEQAISLMKKIPIDTNGYVVEDIYLNETIALGQNGAVWTSYWVKDKSGNESLFIDVDATTGNLVQFTKSTVDKPKQTAVNIISEKEALKKAEAFVNSVAPEVQGHISKANEYQVDDSLPPRVMDHVFHFVRVENDIPFLENYLQVIVDSQGVIGSYSRQWYNGELPSPVPAISAEEANRRWDESVKPALHYVYTGEQIGKYGLPHRKMVLAYAYDEKAPVFIDAMTNQPMTILGESISQQSRIPIGTSTRTLGKEQKRLMDDEKREKADEIARKMFQAMPDRQTKVGGSTGISWNGFGEVSSSSAKSYYYARPAQGKEKAMKFQLGMDDYGEVTIFSVEEEHSEIENRIYPNPIPYEKAQAAAIDFMKKLYPDRQGELYTIHLPPTEESKKWLFERNGGYYITFGWLKQGIPIQGLETGVIVDPVNGEVMGMHTFPAYQPLEMIQVQKPRIDEQKAKQVEKENKELRLTYFMPYPEWRQGTYLVSREPKLVYRMVGDDGVVDADSGEWVSYTAYKQSKIPKDIAAHPHYLALLYAVKDGYFPVTNSKLDPDQPVTRGEFLRIVLKAQESYDFFPDYYEVAGEERFFTDIDEGHPLYETVKDAIERGLIQASTGNKQFDPDRNLTNSEANEMIAGLLQGNREKKGVLPVVTTGQPTKILTKADVARLLMELKAYARKV
- a CDS encoding SRPBCC family protein; this encodes MKKQNTESSKIVGQTAAAGFQVGVRRTMPITPEQVWAFLTSSEGVKLWLGHVSNLTFSEGETFTSSDGISGQFRVVRPFRQFRLKWSMKEWEKPSTLQIRLLSDKPDRTTISFHQENLDHMNTREQMKLHWEEVLNEIRQKVSMIERE
- a CDS encoding MFS transporter, which produces MRVHPIYFLRLTGLLDGLSLLVLMGIAMPLKYVWGLDKAVTIIGSIHGGIFCLYALAILYAAIRVRWSLLWSLAAILAAFVPFGNFFLDRRLKTAQDVYPLKPFNNALLVYAIVFFSFFDLFSQLPVMSTFAASVGASSFVIGFVIGLYSLANTFGNIISGILTDKVGPSKPLLIGLVLSSCALLLYHIVDQPFLLIIVRIIHGFVAGLIVPAAFTFSANNTTHEQQGRKVAFTGTFVGLAAIIGPAFSGIMASKTSVPFVFTCVAVMGFFLTILSVIFLRSTQACKKEKLKKDVPTSALIFNAGIIKAYGGAFLLMFSQGVIAYLLPLHVQSLGYDSKLSGTLMSTFGIIAVLLFVLPTNQIFDRVAPSKTMSIGIGFMGVSQLLIGQSNTTLALYCMLGLYGIGFALLFPSVNTMLIQSTPPELRGKAHGYLYAFFSLGVVVGSGLLGWLPFSIEEGFLFTGCLLLVFAAFIAMHKRRERLLNQQNNQ